The following coding sequences are from one Halorubrum sp. BOL3-1 window:
- a CDS encoding ferredoxin family protein, with the protein MAIDPNFETNRERVDDEDGVAVWGPVEQPEKQGIRGTHVAVDFDICLADGACLEDCPVDVFEWVDTPGHSESERKANPVDEDQCIDCMLCVDVCPVDAIDVDPGRENRL; encoded by the coding sequence ATGGCCATCGACCCGAACTTCGAAACGAACCGCGAGCGGGTGGACGACGAGGACGGCGTCGCCGTGTGGGGACCCGTCGAACAGCCCGAAAAACAGGGGATCCGGGGCACCCACGTCGCGGTCGACTTCGACATCTGTCTCGCCGACGGCGCCTGTCTGGAGGACTGCCCGGTCGACGTGTTCGAGTGGGTCGATACGCCGGGGCATTCGGAGTCCGAGCGGAAGGCGAACCCGGTCGACGAGGACCAGTGTATCGACTGTATGCTCTGTGTCGATGTCTGTCCGGTCGACGCGATCGACGTCGACCCCGGTCGCGAGAATCGGTTATAA